A section of the Actinomycetota bacterium genome encodes:
- a CDS encoding ABC transporter ATP-binding protein, with the protein MNENGQAEPLLVAERVRKVYRTGGIEVEALAGLDLEVRRGELVAVMGPSGSGKTTLLNCLSGLDDIDGGRVLVEGQDLFAMTDARRTSHRARAMGFIFQAFNLIPVFSAAENVELPLLLNGVPARRARDRAVAMLDRVGLGHRTGHRPNQLSGGEQQRVTIARALASRPAIVWADEPTGNLDTAMADQVVALLHELNRQEGQTIVLVTHDPAIGGSAGRVVRMRDGHLIGDERRPLASVGS; encoded by the coding sequence GTGAACGAGAACGGCCAGGCCGAGCCCCTGCTCGTCGCCGAGCGGGTGCGCAAGGTGTACCGGACCGGTGGCATCGAGGTCGAGGCCCTCGCCGGCCTCGACCTGGAGGTGCGGCGCGGCGAGCTGGTCGCCGTGATGGGCCCGAGCGGCTCGGGCAAGACGACGCTGCTGAACTGCCTGTCGGGGCTGGACGACATCGACGGCGGCCGGGTGCTGGTCGAGGGCCAGGACCTGTTCGCCATGACCGACGCCCGCCGCACCAGCCACCGGGCCCGGGCCATGGGCTTCATCTTCCAGGCCTTCAACCTCATCCCGGTGTTCAGCGCGGCCGAGAACGTCGAGCTGCCCCTGCTCCTCAACGGCGTCCCGGCCCGGCGGGCCCGGGACAGGGCGGTGGCCATGCTGGACCGGGTCGGGCTCGGCCACCGCACCGGCCACCGGCCCAACCAGCTGTCCGGCGGCGAGCAGCAGCGGGTCACGATCGCCCGCGCCCTCGCCTCCCGGCCGGCGATCGTCTGGGCCGACGAGCCCACCGGCAACCTCGACACCGCCATGGCCGACCAGGTCGTCGCCCTGCTGCACGAGCTCAACCGCCAGGAGGGCCAGACGATCGTGCTGGTCACCCACGACCCGGCCATCGGCGGCTCGGCCGGCCGGGTCGTGCGCATGCGCGACGGCCACCTGATCGGCGACGAGCGGCGCCCGCTGGCGTCGGTGGGGAGCTGA
- a CDS encoding HAMP domain-containing sensor histidine kinase, with protein MIAYHRSPALFAYVLTVSAVGLILVALLVLGDGPATVLQQPPLFWVLLTSMLVMESLPILSNVAGGTKYVTTVEAFAFAVLLSLGTTAAVVALVLVVLISEMLRRAAFEKLVFNVGQYGLLMVVAGSVYELLGGDHPFAVQDLPAFVVAACVFFVGNLVLVGVVTTLAHGRHFVADLKECIRAEAWPYTMVFAMAPIMVAVAELSIGLVPLVLLPLIAVRDALRTAEEAEERRVVAEQAAEEARAVAAEKARLVEAQQALVEQLRESDRLKDDLLAAVSHELRTPLAGMLGALATLSAREGQLTDPQRQELVDMAVRQGDRLKLQIEQLLLAARLERSGHEPAERPVVDAAAAARDAVAVARAAYPARQLVLEAREVLPVRALPEAILQVLGNLLDNAAKHAPDKAPIRVEARRVGAQAVLSVTDTGPGVPPADRERIFERFTQLDSGATRRAGGVGLGLYIARQLANAQGGELLLTDPVPPGPGARFELRLPLAELAFRRPG; from the coding sequence ATGATCGCGTACCACCGCTCACCAGCGCTGTTCGCCTACGTGCTGACCGTCTCGGCGGTCGGGCTCATCCTGGTCGCGCTGCTGGTGCTCGGCGACGGGCCGGCGACCGTGCTGCAGCAGCCACCGCTGTTCTGGGTGCTGCTGACCAGCATGCTGGTCATGGAGTCGTTGCCGATCCTCTCGAACGTCGCCGGAGGGACCAAGTACGTCACGACCGTCGAGGCGTTCGCGTTCGCCGTCCTGCTCAGTCTGGGCACGACGGCGGCCGTCGTCGCCCTGGTCCTGGTCGTCCTCATCTCCGAAATGCTCCGCCGGGCCGCGTTCGAGAAGCTGGTGTTCAACGTCGGCCAGTACGGCCTGCTCATGGTCGTCGCCGGCAGCGTCTACGAGCTCCTGGGCGGCGACCACCCCTTCGCCGTCCAGGACCTCCCGGCCTTCGTCGTGGCCGCCTGCGTCTTCTTCGTCGGCAATCTCGTGCTGGTCGGCGTGGTCACGACCCTCGCCCACGGGCGGCACTTCGTCGCCGACCTGAAGGAGTGCATCCGGGCCGAGGCCTGGCCGTACACGATGGTCTTCGCCATGGCCCCGATCATGGTGGCGGTGGCCGAGCTGAGCATCGGCCTGGTGCCGCTGGTGCTGCTGCCCCTGATCGCCGTCCGGGACGCCCTCCGGACCGCCGAGGAGGCCGAGGAGCGGCGGGTCGTCGCCGAGCAGGCGGCCGAGGAGGCGAGGGCCGTGGCCGCCGAGAAGGCCCGGCTGGTCGAGGCCCAGCAGGCGCTGGTCGAGCAGCTGCGGGAGAGCGACCGGCTCAAGGACGACCTGCTGGCGGCCGTCTCCCACGAGCTGCGCACCCCCCTGGCCGGGATGCTGGGGGCCCTGGCCACCCTGAGCGCCCGCGAGGGCCAGCTCACCGACCCCCAGCGCCAGGAGCTGGTCGACATGGCCGTCCGCCAGGGGGACCGGCTCAAGCTCCAGATCGAGCAGCTCCTGCTGGCCGCCCGGCTGGAGCGCAGCGGCCACGAGCCGGCCGAGCGGCCGGTGGTCGACGCGGCCGCGGCGGCCCGCGACGCCGTGGCCGTGGCCCGGGCCGCCTACCCGGCCCGCCAGCTGGTGCTGGAGGCCCGGGAGGTCCTGCCCGTCCGGGCCCTGCCCGAGGCGATCCTGCAGGTGCTGGGCAACCTGCTCGACAACGCGGCCAAGCACGCCCCCGACAAGGCGCCGATCCGGGTCGAGGCGCGGCGGGTCGGGGCCCAGGCCGTGCTGTCGGTCACCGACACCGGGCCCGGGGTACCGCCGGCCGACCGCGAGCGCATCTTCGAGCGCTTCACCCAGCTCGACTCCGGCGCCACCCGCCGGGCCGGCGGGGTCGGCCTGGGGCTCTACATCGCCCGCCAGCTGGCCAACGCCCAGGGCGGGGAGCTGCTGCTCACCGACCCGGTCCCGCCCGGCCCGGGTGCCCGCTTCGAGCTGCGCCTCCCCCTGGCCGAGCTGGCCTTCCGGCGTCCCGGCTGA